ATTAAAGCTTTGTGTTTGTCATCTTCTTGCATTACTATCAATGCAATGATTTTTGAAGTCTGTCATGCGTAATGAAAAGTGGATGTTCAGTGCCAGCTCCAGGTGGCACaggaatgtgacagtgggaatgagatgGTATCCGTGATTTTACAGCAAGTTTAATACAAATCAAGGCTAGGAGTCTGAAATGTTCTTACAGTGGCAGTGACCTGCTTTGACCATTGTTGTAATCTGTTTCTTCTCCTCCAGTCGTATGAAGATTTGGTTCAGCGCCTGGAGCCAGTGATCATGGAGCTCGAGAGGCAGGAGAATGTTTTAGTCATCTGTCACCAAGCCGTCATGCGCTGCTTGCTGGCGTATTTCCTCGATAAAACAGCAGGTAAACGGGAGGATGATGCCACAACATTGCTTGTGCTGCCTTTTGCTGTACAGAGGTGCTGCTGTGTGCTTTGTGACAGTGACATATAATGACCTTCATGCTTCTGCTACCAGCTGCTTTTCCAATTGGAGAATTCAAGATTCAACTCTGGTGCCACCCCATTCTCATCTCCCCGTTTGTCCTCATCCACCCAAAAGCCCTACACCCCTACCCCAGCCCAAACAGGGCTGGTACTCCATCTGTTACAAGCCCCAGATCCTCCTCAAAAGAGGTTTCTGTCCAACAATTCTTACACTTTTATGTGGCAGAGGAATCTTTGTAATGTGTATTTGAGGAACTGTGCTTCCCAGAGGTTTGATGGAGTCTCCTTTACTGTTAGACAAGGCATGATTTAGTACACCAGCGGGGTAAATGGGCAAATTCTCACCTGTCTCATTTCCACTGTTTTTTCTTCTGTCCACAGAGGAGCTTCCATACCTGAAGTGCCCCCTGCACACCGTCTTAAAATTGACCCCAGTGGCATATGGTAAGCATGCCAGAGCCGTATTGAAGCTTTGTAAACTAAACTGTCCAGCCCACTTAAAGTAATAATTCAGAGGAGGAATCTTGTGAAAATGGTGATCAAGGACAGAATCCTTATGGTCATATGTATTTACCTGATTGTGAAGTTCTTTGATTAAGTGCTTGGTAAGGATTGGAGTTTGTATTGATGGTGCCAACCTCAGAAAAGCATTTCAAAAGTGGAATTTTCCAGAGTTGAAGTTGACATTTTGATAAGGATAGTGGTAAAAAAGCAGACGGAGACGTGCCAGGCTGAAGTGCTGTAAGGAGTTAGATTTCTGTTTCCAGAGTCACTGTTAG
Above is a genomic segment from Hypanus sabinus isolate sHypSab1 unplaced genomic scaffold, sHypSab1.hap1 scaffold_2642, whole genome shotgun sequence containing:
- the LOC132388106 gene encoding 6-phosphofructo-2-kinase/fructose-2,6-bisphosphatase 4-like — translated: AVTCFDHCCNLFLLLQSYEDLVQRLEPVIMELERQENVLVICHQAVMRCLLAYFLDKTAEELPYLKCPLHTVLKLTPVAYGCKVESIFLNVEAVNTHRERPENVDVSRPSEEALVTVPAHQ